One Epinephelus lanceolatus isolate andai-2023 chromosome 17, ASM4190304v1, whole genome shotgun sequence genomic window carries:
- the lrrc73 gene encoding leucine-rich repeat-containing protein 73, translating into MLPASIQITGELLSAAEVQDICESLKEDSVRLLSVRGCQLSDRDFGRVCRSVAESHSLAQLNLNLGVVSSISRTRHLADALKTNRSLQTLFLHGSPLLDAGLVTLNSALSTHPALVCLDLGDCMLGDEALGLICGMLPPDGAKSGLRELTLSANPGISSKGWARLAIAVAHSSQLRVLNLDYNPLGDQIAGMLAVAVASSRTLEVLDLEGTGLSNQSAQVFLDMVENYPTSLRVLVLAENDISPELQQQICDLLSEGEDEDDREAPPLQPGRASSSALLPIRDKYQPIRDKYQPIRDKYQPPAWLPHSNSSPQMVLLTSGLGESLLAETEM; encoded by the exons ATGCTGCCGGCCTCCATCCAGATCACGGGGGAGCTGCTGTCGGCGGCGGAGGTTCAGGACATCTGCGAGAGCCTGAAGGAGGACAGCGTGCGGCTGCTGTCTGTCCGCGGCTGCCAGCTCTCTGACCGCGACTTCGGCCGCGTCTGCCGCAGTGTCGCAGAGTCGCACTCGCTTGCTCAGCTCAACCTGAACCTGGGCGTGGTCTCCAGCATCAGCCGGACGCGACACCTGGCGGACGCCCTGAAAACCAACCGCTCACTGCAGACGCTGTT TCTCCATGGCAGCCCGCTGCTGGACGCCGGCCTGGTGACCTTGAACTCGGCCCTGTCGACCCACCCGGCGCTGGTCTGTCTGGATCTGGGAGACTGCATGCTGGGAGACGAGGCGCTCGGTCTGATCTGTGGGATGCTGCCGCCCGACGGAGCAAAGTCAG gtctcAGGGAGCTGACTCTGAGCGCTAACCCAGGAATCAGCTCCAAAGGTTGGGCTCGCCTTGCCATCGCTGTGGCTCACAGCTCACAGCTCAGAGTGCTCAACCTGGACTACAACCCACTGG GTGATCAGATTGCGGGGATGTTGGCGGTTGCTGTGGCGTCCAGCAGAACTCTGGAGGTTCTGGACCTGGAAGGAACTGGACTGTCTAACCAATCAGCACAG GTGTTCCTGGACATGGTGGAGAACTACCCAACCAGTCTGCGGGTCCTGGTCCTGGCGGAGAACGACATCAGTccggagctgcagcagcagatctgCGACCTGCTGTCTGAAGGAGAGGACGAAGATGACAGAGAGGCCCCGCCCCTACAGCCAGGCCGCGCCTCCAGCAGCGCCCTGCTGCCGATCAGAGACAAgtaccagccaatcagagacaagtaccagccaatcagagacaaGTACCAGCCCCCCGCCTGGCTCCCCCACAGCA ACTCCAGCCCCCAGATGGTCTTGCTGACATCAGGTCTAGGTGAGAGCTTATTGGCTGAGACTGAGATGTGA